Proteins encoded within one genomic window of Cellulomonas flavigena DSM 20109:
- a CDS encoding glycosyltransferase — translation MSRLLVIRTLVVMTLALGWSYVLWRWFASLNLSAWWIAVPLVLAETYSLVDVSLFGITMWRARTRGEPPPPEPGTTVDVFITTYDEPIDLVMRTALAAQRIRYPHRTWILDDGARPALRDAALAARIGYLVRSREWAGRPRHAKAGNLNNALMATDGELILVLDADQVPEPTILDRTVGYFTDPQVAIVQTPQVFDNVPVSDPLGSQAPLFYGPIMQGKDGWNGAFFCGSNAVLRRDALMHLGLVGYVEASRQAVRRALRTSRTVLARAARSADAPVAAALTAVRDGAGRALDRLDAGEPLGPVTYDFQRQVDATSGTLVSADVEAMREDLRQIAELRGDDETLALDDSVLTRLAARDWSPLGALESVRDLLRTVDVDRVDEAQPLQPVATVSVTEDMATAMSLHALGWRTVYHHETLAHGLAPEDLPTMLTQRLRWAQGTVQTMLRRNPWQVRGLRLGQRLMYSATMWSYFAGFAAVVYLVAPVLFLCFGVKPVTAWSVDFFARFIPFLVASQLLFVVVARGLTTWRGQQYALALFPVWIRATLTAAANVWFGRPLEFAVTRKDGRSTDVAWRRVLPQLVAMTVLAAAVPVGLVRAGLGLSAWSGTLVNVCWVVYDLVVLSVVVQALRYRGYRATTEGEG, via the coding sequence GTGAGTCGTCTGCTCGTCATCCGCACGCTCGTCGTGATGACGCTCGCGCTCGGGTGGTCGTACGTCCTGTGGCGCTGGTTCGCGTCGCTCAACCTGTCCGCGTGGTGGATCGCGGTGCCGCTGGTCCTCGCGGAGACGTACTCGCTCGTCGACGTGAGCCTGTTCGGGATCACCATGTGGCGCGCGCGCACCCGCGGCGAACCGCCGCCCCCCGAGCCCGGCACCACCGTCGACGTCTTCATCACGACGTACGACGAGCCGATCGACCTCGTCATGCGCACCGCGCTGGCCGCGCAGCGCATCAGGTACCCCCACCGCACGTGGATCCTCGACGACGGCGCCCGGCCCGCGCTGCGCGACGCCGCCCTCGCGGCCCGGATCGGCTACCTCGTGCGGTCGCGGGAGTGGGCCGGGCGGCCACGCCACGCCAAGGCCGGCAACCTCAACAACGCGCTCATGGCGACCGACGGCGAGCTGATCCTCGTGCTGGACGCGGACCAGGTCCCGGAGCCCACCATCCTCGACCGCACGGTCGGCTACTTCACCGACCCGCAGGTGGCGATCGTGCAGACCCCGCAGGTGTTCGACAACGTGCCCGTGTCCGACCCGCTCGGCAGCCAGGCGCCCCTCTTCTACGGTCCGATCATGCAGGGCAAGGACGGCTGGAACGGCGCGTTCTTCTGCGGCTCGAACGCGGTCCTGCGGCGCGACGCCCTCATGCACCTCGGCCTCGTCGGGTACGTCGAGGCGTCACGGCAGGCCGTGCGACGCGCCTTGCGGACGTCCCGCACCGTCCTCGCACGGGCCGCCCGGAGCGCCGACGCACCGGTCGCAGCGGCACTGACCGCCGTGCGCGACGGGGCCGGCCGTGCGCTGGACCGGCTCGACGCGGGCGAGCCCCTGGGACCGGTGACGTACGACTTCCAGCGCCAGGTCGACGCCACCTCGGGCACGCTCGTCAGCGCGGACGTCGAGGCGATGCGGGAGGACCTGCGCCAGATCGCCGAGCTGCGCGGCGACGACGAGACGCTCGCCCTCGACGACTCCGTCCTCACGCGACTGGCGGCACGGGACTGGTCGCCGCTCGGCGCCCTGGAGTCGGTGCGCGACCTGCTGCGCACCGTCGACGTCGACCGCGTCGACGAGGCGCAGCCGCTGCAGCCGGTGGCCACGGTGTCCGTGACCGAGGACATGGCCACGGCGATGAGCCTGCACGCCCTCGGCTGGCGCACCGTCTACCACCACGAGACGCTCGCGCACGGTCTGGCGCCGGAGGACCTGCCGACCATGCTCACCCAGCGGCTGCGCTGGGCCCAGGGCACCGTCCAGACGATGCTGCGGCGCAACCCGTGGCAGGTCCGTGGCCTGCGGCTCGGTCAGCGGCTCATGTACTCGGCCACGATGTGGAGCTACTTCGCCGGGTTCGCGGCGGTCGTCTACCTCGTGGCGCCCGTGCTCTTCCTCTGCTTCGGCGTCAAGCCCGTGACCGCGTGGAGCGTGGACTTCTTCGCGCGGTTCATCCCCTTCCTCGTGGCGAGCCAGCTGCTCTTCGTCGTCGTGGCCCGTGGGCTGACCACCTGGCGCGGGCAGCAGTACGCGCTCGCCCTGTTCCCGGTGTGGATCCGCGCGACGCTCACCGCCGCGGCCAACGTGTGGTTCGGCCGCCCCCTCGAGTTCGCCGTGACCCGCAAGGACGGCCGCTCGACCGACGTCGCGTGGCGGCGCGTGCTCCCGCAGCTCGTCGCCATGACCGTCCTGGCGGCCGCGGTCCCCGTCGGGCTCGTGCGCGCAGGGCTGGGGCTGTCCGCGTGGAGCGGGACGCTCGTCAACGTCTGCTGGGTGGTCTACGACCTCGTCGTGCTGAGCGTCGTGGTCCAGGCCCTGCGGTACCGCGGGTACCGCGCCACCACGGAAGGAGAAGGGTGA
- a CDS encoding STAS domain-containing protein, producing the protein MEVDLELRDPGAAVLRVTGRLTMLGAAQLRTTVDRAVDTGHPLVVVDLAEVPFMDSSGLGALVGGLRAARAASGDLRIAAPCEQVRTVLELTTMDKVLRPYAAVDDALRGA; encoded by the coding sequence ATGGAGGTCGATCTGGAGCTGCGCGACCCCGGGGCGGCGGTCCTGCGCGTCACGGGACGGCTCACGATGCTCGGGGCGGCGCAGCTGCGCACCACCGTCGACCGGGCGGTGGACACGGGGCACCCCCTGGTGGTGGTCGACCTCGCCGAGGTGCCCTTCATGGACTCCTCGGGGCTCGGTGCGCTCGTCGGCGGTCTGCGCGCCGCTCGCGCCGCGAGCGGCGACCTGCGGATCGCGGCGCCCTGCGAGCAGGTCCGCACGGTGCTCGAGCTCACCACCATGGACAAGGTGCTGCGGCCCTACGCAGCGGTGGACGATGCACTCCGCGGCGCCTGA
- a CDS encoding ATP-binding protein, whose product MHSAAPEPAEIVVTRCVAPVDIERLQEALDPLRSVTGVPPRDLILFETALVEIIGNIVQTGEGSTMFDAVVTVRLWPGDRLEAELRDNGTPADVDLHRPLPDAMQEHGRGLPLARSALDELRYDPGDPNRWLLVRRLRQGT is encoded by the coding sequence ATGCACTCCGCGGCGCCTGAACCGGCCGAGATCGTCGTGACGCGCTGCGTCGCGCCGGTCGACATCGAACGCCTCCAGGAGGCCCTCGACCCGCTGCGCTCGGTGACGGGCGTCCCGCCCCGGGACCTCATCCTGTTCGAGACGGCGCTCGTCGAGATCATCGGCAACATCGTGCAGACCGGCGAGGGCAGCACGATGTTCGACGCCGTCGTGACGGTGCGGCTGTGGCCGGGCGACCGGCTCGAGGCGGAGCTGCGGGACAACGGGACCCCGGCCGACGTCGACCTGCACCGCCCCCTGCCGGACGCGATGCAGGAGCACGGGCGCGGCCTCCCGCTGGCCCGCAGCGCGCTCGACGAGCTGCGGTACGACCCCGGTGACCCCAACCGGTGGCTGCTGGTACGACGGCTGCGGCAGGGCACATGA
- a CDS encoding SpoIIE family protein phosphatase, translated as MSLASARAPGTTRPGPDVAWRVTAAYAAVFAVAAVLGRLFQADRISLLWPAAGVLVLWALARSGGRRRWVDLAAVAVLSVVAVLVTGGTVLEGCALAAGQVVQAVVSLALLERSATLRAGRGLRALRHVEDLWLLVAAALVASTASPLATQVVLELGGASLPWSSVVPRAVRNAASVLVIVPVGLALVELALSPRRRARPRPGRLRTGRIIEHSAALCLVPLTYVAWFWVQELPLIFPLLVITVWAGARMRTWFVLVHDTVAAVAAVAFTIAGAGPFATVGEGWIEVVLAQLYVGIVCTIGLALALARDERVRLARDAARARDAARAQADLLATVVDTMTEGVSVVHADGRIILRNPRASELLGVDRSVAGSVGSTGEHGLLRLDGGPLPDAELPYRRALTDGVVRDLLLRRAAADAHGETRILAFNSTTLPGDDDVVVTVVRDVTAERRELEHAAQVQARFAPERTPSVPGYEVAARVLSAGMVGGDFYDWETVDGRLTVALADVMGKGLGAAILAAAARTALRARPHDADLGDAVWAAERTITDDLRRTGAFVTAFVAQLDPGAHRLEYVDAGHGLAFVARVATGQVERLPATGPPLGVLTDLGRESRSVTLHPGDLLVAVSDGMLDALGGAIEDLGAVEDVLRADGTADEVVSALLALVRVDREVVDDVTVVALRRHADTRR; from the coding sequence ATGAGCCTGGCGTCCGCGCGCGCCCCGGGGACCACCCGTCCGGGACCGGACGTCGCGTGGCGGGTGACGGCCGCCTACGCCGCGGTCTTCGCCGTCGCGGCGGTCCTGGGCCGACTCTTCCAGGCCGACCGCATCAGCCTGCTCTGGCCGGCGGCGGGCGTGCTGGTGCTGTGGGCGCTGGCGCGCTCCGGCGGGCGCCGGCGGTGGGTCGACCTGGCCGCCGTGGCCGTGCTGAGCGTCGTCGCCGTCCTCGTCACGGGGGGCACGGTGCTCGAGGGGTGCGCGCTCGCCGCCGGCCAGGTCGTCCAGGCCGTGGTCTCGCTGGCACTCCTCGAGCGGTCCGCCACGCTGCGGGCCGGGCGCGGGCTGCGCGCGCTGCGGCACGTCGAGGACCTGTGGCTGCTCGTGGCGGCGGCACTCGTCGCGTCGACGGCCTCGCCGCTGGCGACCCAGGTGGTGCTCGAGCTCGGTGGCGCGTCGTTGCCCTGGTCCTCCGTGGTGCCACGGGCCGTGCGCAACGCCGCGAGCGTGCTGGTGATCGTGCCGGTCGGACTCGCGCTCGTCGAGCTGGCGCTGAGCCCGCGACGGCGGGCGCGTCCGCGGCCGGGCCGGCTGCGGACCGGCAGGATCATCGAGCACAGCGCGGCGCTGTGCCTCGTCCCCCTGACGTACGTGGCGTGGTTCTGGGTGCAGGAGCTGCCGCTCATCTTCCCCCTCCTGGTGATCACGGTGTGGGCCGGCGCACGGATGCGGACGTGGTTCGTGCTGGTGCACGACACGGTCGCCGCGGTCGCCGCGGTCGCGTTCACGATCGCGGGAGCCGGCCCCTTCGCCACCGTCGGCGAGGGGTGGATCGAGGTCGTCCTCGCCCAGCTGTACGTGGGCATCGTCTGCACGATCGGCCTGGCGCTCGCCCTGGCGCGCGACGAGCGGGTCCGTCTCGCCCGCGACGCCGCCCGCGCGAGGGACGCCGCCCGGGCCCAGGCCGACCTCCTCGCGACCGTCGTCGACACCATGACCGAAGGCGTCAGCGTCGTCCACGCCGACGGGCGGATCATCCTGCGGAACCCCCGCGCGTCCGAGCTGCTCGGGGTCGACCGGAGCGTCGCGGGCAGCGTCGGCAGCACCGGGGAGCACGGCCTGCTGCGGCTCGACGGCGGCCCTCTCCCCGACGCCGAGCTGCCCTACCGTCGCGCCCTGACGGACGGCGTGGTGCGCGACCTCCTGCTGCGTCGTGCCGCAGCGGACGCCCACGGCGAGACCCGGATCCTCGCGTTCAACTCCACCACGCTCCCCGGTGACGACGACGTGGTCGTCACGGTCGTCCGGGACGTCACCGCCGAGCGCCGCGAGCTCGAGCACGCCGCCCAGGTGCAGGCGCGGTTCGCCCCCGAGCGCACGCCGTCCGTCCCCGGGTACGAGGTGGCCGCCCGGGTGCTGTCCGCCGGCATGGTGGGCGGGGACTTCTACGACTGGGAGACGGTCGACGGCCGGCTCACCGTCGCGCTCGCCGACGTCATGGGCAAGGGATTGGGAGCGGCGATCCTCGCGGCGGCCGCCCGCACGGCGCTGCGGGCACGGCCGCATGACGCCGACCTCGGCGACGCGGTCTGGGCCGCGGAGCGGACCATCACCGACGACCTGCGCCGCACCGGTGCCTTCGTGACCGCGTTCGTCGCCCAGCTCGACCCCGGGGCGCACCGGCTCGAGTACGTCGACGCCGGGCACGGGCTGGCGTTCGTCGCACGTGTCGCGACCGGGCAGGTCGAGCGCCTCCCGGCGACGGGTCCGCCGCTCGGCGTCCTGACCGACCTGGGACGGGAGTCCCGTTCGGTGACGCTGCACCCCGGGGACCTGCTCGTGGCGGTGAGCGACGGCATGCTGGACGCCCTCGGCGGCGCGATCGAGGACCTCGGTGCCGTCGAGGACGTCCTGCGCGCCGACGGCACGGCCGACGAGGTCGTCAGCGCGCTGCTCGCGCTCGTGCGGGTCGACCGCGAGGTCGTCGACGACGTGACCGTCGTGGCGCTGCGCCGGCACGCCGACACCCGTCGGTGA
- a CDS encoding DUF5709 domain-containing protein, with protein sequence MSENTPATSTDPALGSEGDSNQLPGEDTLVERGVDDSLDEGYTLPDRPRPAVAHFGETAWEESRGETLDQRVAQEEPEVWEVDAAPPAHRDELRAGRLVADDDAVEAHGTDGFAIDAGVAGGAASAEEAAVHLVEEDHYVGAPATDDDDEVTAEDVGGVDDYLR encoded by the coding sequence ATGAGCGAGAACACCCCAGCCACCAGCACCGACCCGGCTCTCGGCAGCGAGGGCGACAGCAACCAGCTCCCCGGTGAGGACACCCTGGTCGAGCGCGGCGTGGACGACAGCCTCGACGAGGGGTACACGCTGCCCGACCGCCCGCGACCCGCCGTCGCGCACTTCGGCGAGACCGCGTGGGAGGAGTCCCGCGGCGAGACGCTCGACCAGCGCGTCGCGCAGGAGGAGCCCGAGGTGTGGGAGGTCGACGCCGCGCCGCCCGCGCACCGCGACGAGCTGCGCGCCGGTCGCCTCGTCGCGGACGACGACGCCGTCGAGGCGCACGGCACCGACGGGTTCGCGATCGACGCCGGGGTCGCCGGTGGCGCCGCGTCCGCCGAGGAGGCCGCCGTGCACCTCGTCGAGGAGGACCACTACGTCGGCGCGCCCGCCACCGACGACGACGACGAGGTGACGGCCGAGGACGTCGGCGGGGTCGACGACTACCTGCGCTGA
- the truA gene encoding tRNA pseudouridine(38-40) synthase TruA: MGAVDGEETRTVRLRLDLAYDGGGFAGWARQPGLRTVQGELEDALATVLRSGPRGEPRPRVTVAGRTDAGVHARGQVAHVDVVPDALAAARGRSDRAAVDVLGTRLAGILPPDVVVHAVRHAPEGFDARFSALRRRYAYRVCDSEGTRDPLRRGWVLWHRRALDVAAMDAAARSLVGRHDFAAYCKPRPDATTIRTLEEFTWTRPVDGPDAGLVVAHVQADAFCHSMVRALVGASLAVGEGRRPVTWPRDLLDARTRQGGATVVAPQGLTLEDVGYPSDGELARRAEQTRARRSAHDVDGAPRECC; the protein is encoded by the coding sequence GTGGGGGCCGTGGACGGCGAGGAGACACGCACCGTGCGACTGCGCCTCGACCTCGCGTACGACGGCGGCGGGTTCGCCGGCTGGGCGCGTCAGCCCGGGCTGCGCACCGTGCAGGGCGAGCTCGAGGACGCGCTCGCGACGGTGCTGCGCAGCGGACCGCGCGGTGAGCCGCGCCCGCGGGTGACCGTCGCGGGACGCACCGACGCCGGCGTGCACGCGCGCGGGCAGGTCGCGCACGTCGACGTCGTGCCGGACGCGCTCGCGGCGGCGCGCGGGCGCTCCGACCGCGCGGCTGTGGACGTCCTGGGCACGCGCCTCGCCGGGATCCTCCCGCCCGACGTCGTCGTGCACGCCGTGCGCCACGCGCCCGAGGGCTTCGACGCGCGCTTCTCGGCGCTGCGCCGCCGCTACGCGTACCGGGTGTGCGACAGCGAGGGGACACGTGACCCGTTGCGCCGCGGCTGGGTGCTGTGGCACCGGCGGGCGCTGGACGTGGCCGCGATGGACGCGGCCGCGCGCTCCCTCGTGGGTCGGCACGACTTCGCGGCGTACTGCAAGCCGCGCCCCGACGCGACGACGATCCGCACGCTCGAGGAGTTCACGTGGACGCGCCCCGTGGACGGGCCGGATGCCGGACTGGTCGTCGCGCACGTGCAGGCCGACGCGTTCTGCCACTCGATGGTCCGCGCGCTCGTCGGCGCGAGCCTCGCCGTGGGCGAGGGGCGGCGCCCGGTGACCTGGCCGCGCGACCTGCTCGACGCCCGCACCCGGCAGGGGGGTGCCACGGTCGTGGCGCCGCAGGGTCTCACGCTCGAGGACGTCGGCTACCCGTCGGACGGCGAGCTCGCGCGCCGCGCGGAGCAGACGCGCGCGCGGCGCAGCGCCCACGACGTGGACGGTGCGCCGCGCGAGTGCTGCTGA
- a CDS encoding ROK family protein — MPHPSEPSTLAVDCGGSGIKASVLDAAGTLHAPAVRVPTPYPLPPDRLAETIAQIATRLPTAQRATVGVPGMIRHGVVVATPHYVTRSGPRSAVLPELRDAWVGCDVQALLTARLGVPTLVLNDAEVHGAGVVAGTGLELVLTLGTGLGSALFDGGRLAPHLELSHAPVRWGTTYDAYVGEHERARLGDGLWSRRVRRVVEGFRPVFHWDRLYLGGGNSRRITPATLERLGDDVVVVPNQAGIVGGVRAWELVERER; from the coding sequence GTGCCCCACCCGTCCGAGCCGTCCACCCTCGCCGTCGACTGCGGCGGCAGCGGCATCAAGGCGTCCGTCCTCGACGCCGCCGGCACCCTGCACGCCCCCGCCGTCCGCGTCCCCACGCCGTACCCGCTGCCGCCGGACCGGCTGGCGGAGACGATCGCGCAGATCGCGACGCGCCTGCCCACCGCGCAGCGCGCGACCGTCGGCGTGCCGGGCATGATCCGCCACGGCGTCGTCGTCGCCACACCGCACTACGTCACCCGCTCCGGGCCGCGCAGCGCCGTGCTGCCCGAGCTGCGCGACGCGTGGGTCGGGTGCGACGTGCAGGCGTTGCTGACCGCGCGTCTCGGTGTGCCGACGCTCGTGCTCAACGACGCCGAGGTGCACGGCGCGGGCGTCGTCGCCGGGACGGGCCTGGAGCTCGTGCTGACCCTCGGGACGGGCCTGGGCTCCGCGCTGTTCGACGGCGGACGGCTCGCGCCGCACCTCGAGCTGTCGCACGCCCCCGTGCGGTGGGGCACGACGTACGACGCGTACGTCGGCGAGCACGAGCGCGCCCGGCTCGGCGACGGGCTGTGGTCGCGCCGCGTCCGCAGGGTCGTCGAGGGCTTCCGCCCCGTCTTCCACTGGGACCGCCTCTACCTCGGCGGCGGCAACTCCCGGCGCATCACGCCCGCGACGCTCGAGCGGCTCGGCGACGACGTCGTCGTCGTGCCGAACCAGGCGGGCATCGTCGGCGGCGTGCGCGCGTGGGAGCTGGTCGAGCGCGAGCGCTGA
- the rplQ gene encoding 50S ribosomal protein L17 translates to MPTPTKGPRLGGSPAHERLILANLATALFEHRRITTTETKAKRLRPLAERLITFAKRGDLHARRRVLTVVKDKGVVHALFTEIAPAVADRQGGYTRITKIGPRKGDNAPMAVIELVLEPLSPKQAVVKEATKATERAASKKAAPAAEKPVEDAPVEDAPVEDAPADKA, encoded by the coding sequence ATGCCCACGCCCACCAAGGGTCCCCGGCTCGGTGGTAGCCCGGCGCACGAGCGGCTCATCCTCGCGAACCTCGCGACGGCGCTGTTCGAGCACCGGCGGATCACGACCACCGAGACGAAGGCCAAGCGCCTGCGTCCGCTGGCCGAGCGCCTCATCACGTTCGCCAAGCGCGGCGACCTGCACGCGCGTCGCCGCGTGCTGACGGTCGTCAAGGACAAGGGCGTGGTCCACGCCCTGTTCACGGAGATCGCGCCGGCCGTGGCCGACCGCCAGGGCGGCTACACGCGCATCACCAAGATCGGTCCGCGCAAGGGCGACAACGCCCCCATGGCCGTCATCGAGCTCGTCCTCGAGCCGCTGTCGCCGAAGCAGGCCGTCGTCAAGGAGGCCACCAAGGCCACCGAGCGGGCCGCGAGCAAGAAGGCCGCGCCCGCCGCGGAGAAGCCGGTCGAGGACGCGCCCGTCGAGGACGCCCCCGTCGAGGACGCGCCCGCCGACAAGGCCTGA
- a CDS encoding DNA-directed RNA polymerase subunit alpha, which yields MLIAQRPTLTEEVISEHRSRFSIEPLEPGFGYTLGNSLRRTLLSSIPGAAVTSIRIDGVLHEFSTIPGVKEDVTEIILNIKNLVVSSENDEPVVMYLRKQGAGEVTGADIVPPAGVEVHNPELHLATLNEKGKLEIELTVERGRGYVSANQNKSFDAEIGRIPIDSIYSPVLKVTYKVEATRVEQRTDFDKLIVDVESKPAISPRDALASAGRTLVELFGLARELNVEAEGIEIGPSPTDAALAADLALPIEDLQLTIRSYNCLKREGIHSVGELVARSEADLLDIRNFGAKSITEVKEKLAELGLTLKDSPLDFDPSAAGGYYGDDETDFVEDEQY from the coding sequence GTGCTGATCGCACAGCGTCCCACCCTGACCGAAGAGGTCATCTCGGAGCACCGTTCGCGGTTCTCCATCGAGCCCCTCGAGCCGGGCTTCGGCTACACCCTCGGCAACTCCCTGCGCCGGACGCTCCTGTCCTCGATCCCCGGCGCCGCTGTGACGTCGATCCGGATCGACGGTGTGCTGCACGAGTTCTCCACGATCCCCGGGGTCAAGGAGGACGTCACCGAGATCATCCTCAACATCAAGAACCTCGTCGTCTCCTCGGAGAACGACGAGCCGGTCGTGATGTACCTGCGCAAGCAGGGCGCGGGTGAGGTCACCGGTGCGGACATCGTCCCGCCCGCCGGCGTCGAGGTGCACAACCCCGAGCTGCACCTGGCCACGCTGAACGAGAAGGGCAAGCTCGAGATCGAGCTGACCGTCGAGCGCGGCCGTGGCTACGTGTCGGCCAACCAGAACAAGTCGTTCGACGCCGAGATCGGGCGCATCCCGATCGACTCGATCTACTCGCCGGTCCTCAAGGTCACCTACAAGGTCGAGGCGACCCGTGTCGAGCAGCGCACCGACTTCGACAAGCTCATCGTCGACGTCGAGTCGAAGCCGGCGATCAGCCCGCGCGACGCGCTCGCGTCCGCCGGCCGCACGCTGGTCGAGCTGTTCGGTCTGGCGCGTGAGCTCAACGTCGAGGCCGAGGGCATCGAGATCGGCCCGTCGCCGACCGACGCCGCGCTGGCCGCGGACCTGGCGCTGCCGATCGAGGACCTGCAGCTGACGATCCGCTCGTACAACTGCCTCAAGCGCGAGGGGATCCACTCGGTGGGCGAGCTCGTGGCGCGGTCCGAGGCGGACCTGCTGGACATCCGCAACTTCGGTGCGAAGTCGATCACCGAGGTCAAGGAGAAGCTGGCCGAGCTGGGCCTGACGCTCAAGGACAGCCCGCTGGACTTCGACCCCTCGGCGGCCGGTGGCTACTACGGGGACGACGAGACCGACTTCGTCGAGGACGAGCAGTACTGA
- the rpsK gene encoding 30S ribosomal protein S11, producing the protein MPPKSRTAVRKPRRKEKKNVSHGQAHIKSTFNNTIVSITDPSGAVIAWASSGQVGFKGSRKSTPFAAQLAAEAAARRAQEHGMRKVDVFVKGPGSGRETAIRSLQATGLEVGSIQDVTPQAHNGCRPPKRRRV; encoded by the coding sequence ATGCCTCCCAAGTCCCGTACCGCCGTGCGCAAGCCGCGCCGCAAGGAGAAGAAGAACGTCTCCCACGGCCAGGCGCACATCAAGAGCACGTTCAACAACACCATCGTGTCCATCACCGACCCGTCCGGCGCCGTGATCGCCTGGGCGTCGTCGGGCCAGGTGGGCTTCAAGGGCTCGCGCAAGTCGACGCCGTTCGCCGCGCAGCTCGCCGCCGAGGCCGCCGCGCGTCGTGCCCAGGAGCACGGCATGCGCAAGGTCGACGTCTTCGTCAAGGGCCCCGGCTCGGGCCGTGAGACGGCGATCCGCTCGCTGCAGGCCACCGGCCTCGAGGTCGGCTCGATCCAGGACGTGACGCCGCAGGCCCACAACGGCTGCCGTCCGCCCAAGCGTCGCCGCGTCTGA
- the rpsM gene encoding 30S ribosomal protein S13: MARLIGVDLPRDKRVEVALTYIFGVGRTRAHQALAATGISPDVRVKDLDDAQLVALRDFLDGSFKLEGDLRREIAADIRRKVEIGSYEGLRHRRGLPVRGQRTKTNARTRKGPKRTVAGKKKAGRK, encoded by the coding sequence ATGGCACGTCTCATCGGTGTCGACCTTCCCCGCGACAAGCGGGTCGAGGTCGCCCTCACGTACATCTTCGGGGTCGGGCGCACGCGTGCGCACCAGGCCCTGGCCGCCACGGGCATCAGCCCCGACGTCCGGGTCAAGGACCTGGACGACGCCCAGCTCGTCGCTCTCCGCGACTTCCTCGACGGCAGCTTCAAGCTCGAGGGTGACCTCCGCCGCGAGATCGCCGCCGACATCCGCCGCAAGGTCGAGATCGGCTCCTACGAGGGTCTGCGTCACCGCCGCGGCCTCCCGGTGCGTGGTCAGCGCACCAAGACCAACGCGCGTACCCGCAAGGGCCCCAAGCGCACCGTCGCCGGCAAGAAGAAGGCCGGGCGCAAGTGA
- the rpmJ gene encoding 50S ribosomal protein L36 has protein sequence MKVKPSVKKICDKCKVIRRHGRVQVICENLRHKQRQG, from the coding sequence ATGAAGGTCAAGCCGAGCGTCAAGAAGATCTGCGACAAGTGCAAGGTGATCCGCCGGCACGGTCGCGTCCAGGTGATCTGCGAGAACCTGCGCCACAAGCAGCGCCAGGGCTGA
- the infA gene encoding translation initiation factor IF-1, which translates to MAKKDGVIEIEGSVVEALPNAMFRVELANGHKVLAHISGKMRQHYIRILPEDRVVVELSPYDLSRGRIVYRYK; encoded by the coding sequence ATGGCCAAGAAGGACGGCGTCATCGAGATCGAGGGCAGCGTTGTCGAAGCGCTGCCCAACGCGATGTTCCGCGTGGAGCTCGCGAACGGCCACAAGGTGCTCGCCCACATCTCGGGCAAGATGCGCCAGCACTACATCCGGATCCTCCCCGAGGACCGGGTGGTCGTCGAGCTCAGCCCGTACGACCTGTCCCGCGGGCGCATCGTCTACCGCTACAAGTAA
- the map gene encoding type I methionyl aminopeptidase, protein MFGRERVEYKTPEQVALMRRAGLVVADALDAVRAALAPGVTTARLDAVAEDVITSAGATPSFLGYHGYPASLCISVNDEIVHGIPGARVLQPGDVVSVDCGAVVDGWHGDSAFSVVLDPADPQDLELVRTTEDAMWAGIAALATSDRLGAVGEAVEDVVEAAAARTGGTPLGIVEDYVGHGIGTSMHQPPDVPNYRTRDRGLKLRPGLCVAVEPMLVRGDQANHTLADDWTVVTDDGSRAAHWEHTVAVLEGGVVVLTARDGGAARLRGLGVEVASL, encoded by the coding sequence GTGTTCGGTCGGGAGCGCGTCGAGTACAAGACGCCCGAGCAGGTCGCGCTCATGCGGCGTGCGGGCCTCGTCGTCGCGGACGCGCTCGACGCGGTGCGGGCGGCCCTCGCGCCGGGCGTGACGACCGCCCGGCTCGACGCGGTCGCGGAGGACGTCATCACGTCCGCCGGCGCGACCCCGTCGTTCCTCGGGTACCACGGGTACCCGGCGTCGCTGTGCATCTCCGTCAACGACGAGATCGTGCACGGCATCCCCGGGGCGCGCGTGCTGCAGCCCGGTGACGTCGTGTCCGTGGACTGCGGCGCGGTCGTCGACGGTTGGCACGGCGACTCCGCCTTCTCCGTCGTGCTCGACCCGGCCGACCCGCAGGACCTCGAGCTCGTACGCACCACCGAGGACGCCATGTGGGCCGGTATCGCCGCCCTGGCCACGAGCGACCGGCTCGGCGCCGTCGGCGAGGCCGTCGAGGATGTCGTGGAGGCCGCCGCCGCCCGCACGGGAGGGACGCCGCTCGGCATCGTCGAGGACTACGTCGGTCACGGCATCGGCACGTCGATGCACCAGCCGCCGGACGTCCCGAACTACCGGACCCGTGATCGAGGCCTGAAGCTGCGCCCGGGCCTGTGCGTGGCGGTCGAGCCGATGCTCGTGCGCGGGGACCAGGCGAACCACACGCTCGCCGACGACTGGACCGTCGTCACCGACGACGGGTCCCGTGCCGCGCACTGGGAGCACACGGTGGCCGTCCTCGAGGGCGGGGTCGTCGTGCTCACGGCACGCGACGGCGGTGCGGCGCGGCTGCGCGGGCTCGGCGTCGAGGTCGCGTCCCTCTGA